The genomic window CTGTGTGCCCAGGACTGATCCTAGGAGAGTGTGGTCAGGAGGGGCTCTACTGGGACCGTCTAAGTCTAATCTTCTGCCCCCAGGACAGCAGCCTGCCTGTAGGAGTCTTTGTGTGGGATGTGGAAAATGAAGGGGACGAAGCTCTAGATGTGTCCATCATGTTCTCCATGCGGAATGGACTGGGGGGTGGAGACGATGCCCCAGGGGGTTTGTGGAATGAGCCCTTCTGTCTGGAGCGTGGCAGGGAAACTGTCCAGGGGCTGCTGCTGCATCATCCAACCCTTCCAAACCCCTACACGATGGCTGTAGCTGCACGAGTCACGGTAAGGAAAGAGCCTGCCCTATACCTTAGCCCCTCAACCCCACCTCCACCCGAGCATGGTCTCTTCATCCACCCTCATCATACTCCTGTAAGCCCCTGGGCCTGGGAGGTTAAGAGTAAGTAAGAGGAGCTGGGGAGCTAGCCGGGACCCAGTGTACTCGTGGAGCCTGCCCTCACAGTCCCTGGCCCCTTCACAGGCAGATACCACGGTAACCCACATCACAGCCTTTGACCCTGACAGCACGGGGCAGCAGGTGTGGCAGGATCTACTTCAGGATGGACAGCTGGACTCTCCCACTGGTGATGGGGGGTCTGACTGGGAGATGGTGGGAAGAGAGGTTGTCCCTGTCCTGGGACGAGGGGTGGGAGGCCTGGTAATAAGTAGGCCTTGTTTCCATGTTAGGGATCCCTATCCCTGGGGCTGAAGGGGCTCCTGTCCTGAATTCTCTTGTGCTTCTTTCAGGCCAAAGCACCCCTACGCAGAAAGGAGTAGGCATTGCTGGAGCTGTGTGTATTTCCAGCAAGTTGCGACCTCGAGGCCAGTGCCGCCTGGAGTTTTCACTGGCTTGGGACATGCCCAGGATCATGTTTGGAGCTAAAGGCCAAGTCCACTACAGGTGAGGGGACGAAGGAAGTGTAAGGATCCAAAGCGCTGGGGCTCTGACCTGGGGCTTGTGTTCAtccttccccttcccaccccagGCGGTATACAAGGTTCTTTGGCCAGGATGGAGATGCAGCACCTGCCCTCAGCCACTATGCACTGTGCCGATACGCAGAGTGGGAAGAGAGGATCTCAGCTTGGCAGAGCCCAGTATTGGATGACAGGTGCCAGTGGGGCCCATCTCTTGCCTTTCTCCTGGGCACTCACTCTGAATGGGACTCCTCGATTTACTCTCCACCCACCGAAGTCAGTAGACTTGCACTGTGATTCATTTGATGATCCCACTCTGCTGAACCCCCAAATCCTTTCCATCTTGGGAGGTACATTTTCCTTAAACCATTTCCTCCTCCTCGCTTCCCAGATCACTGCCTGCCTGGTACAAATCTGCACTGTTCAATGAACTATACTTCCTGGCTGATGGAGGCACAGTATGGTTGGAAGTTCTTGAGGACTCCCTACCGGAGGAGCTGGGCAGAAACATGTGTCACCTCCGCCCCACCCTACGGGACTACGGTCGATTTGGCTACCTTGAGGGTACGGGATGCTGGTGGGCTGGGATATGGCAGGCCATCCCCAAGTCAGGATGATGGATTTGCCTACCCCAGGGTATTGGTTAGGGTGAGGGGGTGATGGGTGTGGACTAGTGACAGTGCCCCACCTCTAAATCTAGCGGACAAGCTACAGAGGGGtttgaaggggaagcaggaattCTGGCAACAGTGTGTCTCATTCATTCCTCCAGGCCAAGAGTACCGCATGTACAACACATATGATGTCCACTTTTATGCATCCTTTGCCCTCATCATGCTCTGGCCCAAACTTGAGCTCAGCCTACAGTATGACATGGGTGAGGATCCCTTTTGTGCCGCTTCTGCCCTCTTGGCTCCCCATTCCCCCGAACTTCTGTGGTCCCTCAGATtgtctcttctttcccttcccttcataTATATCTGCATGCTGCTTACTGGTTCCCCACTGCGGTCACACACATAGCTGTGTGCCCCTCCTCAGGCATGCCCATTCCCTGCCTCCCTGTCTGCTCCCCCAGCTCTGGCCACTCTCAGGGAGGACCTGACACGGCGACGGTACCTGATGAGTGGGGTGATGGCACCTGTGAAAAGGAGGAACGTCATCCCCCATGATATTGGGGACCCAGGTAAAAGTCCACCCCAAGGTCAGCTTCCCTCCCTCAACTTTTGCACCCTCTACCCTATCCACCAATGCAAGTGGCCCAAGTCCCCTCCTCTCCCACAGATGATGAACCATGGCTCCGCGTCAATGCATATTTAATCCACGATACTGCTGATTGGAAGGACCTGAACCTGAAGTTTGTGCTGCAGGTTTATCGGGACTATTACCTGACGGGTGATCAAAACTTCCTGAAGGACATGTGGCCTGTGTGTCTAGTAAGGGATGCACATGCAGTGGCCAGTGTGCCAGGGGTATAGTTGGTGTCTGGGAAGAGCCTAGCTGGTTGTTGCCTTTCCTCAGTACCTAGGTCTTCAACATCTTGGTCCCTCTCTAGGCTGTGATGGAGTCTGAAATGAAGTTTGACAAGGACCATGATGGACTCATTGAAAATGGAGGCTACGCAGACCAGACCTATGATGGATGGGTGACCACAGGCCCCAGGTTAGCGGGTAGGGGTTTCCAGGAGGCCTGAGGTGGGAAACTGGGCACCGAGGGATTGTAGGGTTCAAGAAAGAATGACTCATTGTCTATTACACTCCATGGGAGCAGCTGGAGCTGCCAGTCTGACCCCCAAACCCATGTCCCTGATCAGTGCTTACTGTGGAGGGCTGTGGCTGGCAGCTGTGGCTGTGATGGTCCAGATGGCTGCTCTGTGTGGGGCACAGGACATCCAGGATAAGTTTTCTTCCATCCTCAGCCGGGGCCAAGAAGCCTATGAGAGACTGCTGTGGAATGGTGAGTTCGGGGAGCCTAAGTAGTCTTAAGGCAGCTGAGAGGACACCAGGagccttatttttctcttccttgacTCCAGGCCGCTATTACAACTATGACAGCAGCTCTCGGCCTCAGTCTCGTAGTGTTATGTCTGACCAGTGTGCTGGACAGTGGTTCCTGAAGGCCTGTGGCCTAGGAGAAGGAGACACTGaggtgagagagaggaggaggaggaggaggagccagagaGAAAACTAGGTTTTCCCTGGAGGTGGGAAGCAAGCATATGAGACCATGTTCCTGCCCTTGCCCCTCCAGGTGTTTCCTACCCCACATGTGGTCCGTGCTCTCCAAACTATCTTTGAGCTGAACGTCCAGGCCTTTGCAGGAGGGGCCATGGGGGCTGTGAATGGGATGCAGCCCCATGGTGTTCCTGATAAATCCAGTGTGCAGTCTGATGAAGTCTGGGTGGGTGTGGTCTACGGGCTGGCAGCTACCATGATCCAAGAGGTAATGCACTCCCTTTCCCATCTCTCCACTATCTGTATGCTGGTCCAGAAAACTTCTTCAACCACCAGATTTCTTCAGGGCATAACCCAATGCCATCTTATCCGTCTATAAAGCCTCCCGTTTTTCCCTGGTATGCATTCCAGCTCCTGCCTTCAGGCTTCTGTCTGTGGGTCATAGTTATCTCCTCCACTTGCTGGGAGCTCCTTGAAGGCAAAGACTCTGCTGCCTCCATCTATCCAGTGGAAATGGCTATTCAGAGGGTGCCAAGTTAGTATGTATGACTGTCATCTCTCCCAACAGGGCCTGACTTGGGAAGGCTTCCAGACAGCTGAAGGCTGCTACCGTACCGTGTGGGAGCGCCTGGGTCTGGCCTTCCAGACCCCAGAGGCATACTGCCAGCAGCGAGTGTTCCGCTCACTGGCCTACATGCGGCCACTGAGCATCTGGGCCATGCAGCTAGCCCTGCAACAGCAGCAGCACAACAAGGCCTCCTGGCCAAAAATCAAACGGGGCACAGGACTAAGGACAGGGCCTATGTTTGGCCCAAAGGAAGCCATGGCAAACCTGAGCCCAGAGTGAGCCATCTGAACTGTGGGAGGGAAGTGCTAAcagcccagcctccagcctggcctttcctccttcccctctgaACCTCCTGCAACCCTGAGCCATCAGGACAATCAtaccccttcccttctctccacccAATTGTGCCAGTAAATGGGGGTTGAGGGTGACCTAGGCAGCATTAGAatcacttatttatttctttcctcaCCTGTTCCCTGACTGCGTGAAATGTTCAGGGAGGTCAGTTGATTTCCCCAGGTACATTCATGGCGTGACAGACATATGGGTACAAATAAAAGACTCAGAAAGCCAGTAAGTGTGGTATGTTTGAGCCCTCAGTCCTCCTGACAGGGCATAGGAGCTGCGGCCAGCCCTTGCCCACCGCTTTTTATTTGGACACAGATGGGGAGCCCCCCAAGCTCTTGGTGACACCCCCCACATATCCTCATATCTAGCCTGAGTATCTGTCCTGCAAAATGACAGAGGGGCTACCAGTAGGAAGCCATCCCCCCTTCCTTGTGAGATTTGCCTGCAGGGGGAAGATGGGATCTCGGCAGAGAGGCTCTGAGAAGAGGTCAGGGAATGGCCACTCCAGGGGAGGCTCTGcactgggagcctgaggcatgtagtgcagcaggcaggaagagtTGCCAGGGGCCTGGAGTACACAGTCTGAGCCGTCCAACCACTGGTGTGTGCTGTCTTTTGGCACCTCTGACtgcagggcaggcagctccagctgGTAAGGGTCCTCACTGGGGAGGGCACGAAGCTGGCGGGACAACACTGAGGAGACAGACAATCTTCAGAGGCCAACCCAGGCCTCTCCCCTTGCCCGTGTCTGAGAGATATCCTTAAGCCTCTTACCTCCATACTCAGCTGGCAGGCTCCCCCTTGTGTCAGAGGAGTACATAGCAGGTATAAGGAGGAGGCAGAAGGAGACTAGTAGGACCTAGAGcacaggaaaaaggaaaggaagaacgGCTCTGGATTGCCCTGTCCCGACCAACTGAGAAAAGGATTTCTCCcctcatcaccatcctcaccaagatgcaggtgctgctgctgctggttttGTTTGATATCTCAATCACCATGGCCTGGAGTTTCCTCAGTTGATCTAGAAGGGACCTAGAGGAAGAGAGGGGCCAATAGTGAGCATCCCCTGGCCTAGCACCCTGAGACACAGTGAAACTCCTGTTCAGGCCACCCCCTCCATCTCTGCACTGGATCCTCTCTCttacttttcattctatttttgcaAACGACTTCTTCCTCTCTGGACAAAATGCCTGAAGTTCctcattaaaacaacaacaacaaaaaaagcaaaaacgaaACAATAAAAACTCTGCGAGGACTTAACCTCCTTTGCAGATATCATCAGTAGTTCCCCATTGTCTGATCAGCTATGCACATAATCCTTACCAGGCATTCTCTATGTTCTCTACCTTCTGTCCCAGCTCACGTGTCCCAGCCCAAGAGGACTACGCTGGGCTAGTCCTCTTGCCGAGGATGCTTtctctctgcctagaatgctTTCCCAACCCAACCCCAGAATCCTAACTACTATGAAAGCCCATGAAGTCTTTCTTaccccctttctttttcttggtaCTTAACTTATTCTTAGTTACTTGTAAATGTATTCCCCACTACTGGGAGCTTCTTGGAATCAGAGACCTGGTGAAGGCAACTGCCCAGTTAGAAATCAAGTGTAGGGCAGGGGAAAGAGTGAGAAAGCATTAAATGAGgggcaaaggaagggaatggttTGGAGGGATACTTACAAATTCTGTTCCTCCAGAAGCTGTACTTTGTTCTGAAGCTCCATATTCTGGGCTGTGTATTTCAAGACCCTGGGGGAAATAACAAAGATACAGGGATATGGCCTGTATCCTCCCTTCAAAAACCTAATACTTACAACAGAGTCCCTCTCCCTTTCATACCTGCTCTCTAAACCCCCAACATACACCTTCTTTTTCCTGCGGCTCTCTTGAGCAGATCTTTTATTTCGAATCTTCCTCCGCACACGTTTCAGAATTTGTTCCTCTGTCTGAAAGGAAACAGGGAAAGGGATATCATTAGAGGAACTCTAGAAAAAGGAGTTGAAAAGTAACTGAGATCAATCTCTTTCCAATACAAAAATCCCTTCTACAGCTTCCCTGACCAACAGGCATTCAGATTCTTTCTGAATGCCTCCACGGACCAGGTGTTAACCCTAACAAGCCAGACcattttaaactattaaaaaaaaaacaactggtcAGGCAGTATTCATGcgacgtggctcacgcctgtagtcccaacactttggggagcTAAgacaggaggaccgcttgagcccaggagtttgagaccagcctgagcaacatagtgagactttgtctctactaaaaataaaaaattagccggtgtggtggcacatgcctgtggtccctgctactcaggagactgaggaaggaggatcacttgagcctgagaggtcgaagctgtagtgagccatgatctcgccACTAttctccaacctgggcaataaagcaagaacctgtcttgaaacaaacaaaaacttcctTATCCTGAACCAACAGCTGCCTCCTTATAATTTCTATCCGTTGGACTTACCTAGCATCTCTGGGGCCAAATAGAATAAACCCTGTTTAGCTATTTTAAGGCACTTAACATTTCCTcagagcttaaagaaaaaaaaaaaaaaaaagacaaaatttttaaCTCATCTTCTCAGGATAGACTGCATCCTCTTAATATCTGTCAAAGATGTGCTCTAGCCAGTATCAAGGAAAGCAAGATAGTTCGTGACTTGTAGAGACAATAACTCTATCGCTACAGTTTCCAAATCCCATTAACTTTCCTAGTAGCCTCATCACACTGCTGACTCATCTTGTActttgaagaaattaaaattcttcactttgggaggccaaggtgggtagatcacttgagcccaggagttcgagaccagcctggcaacaaggcaaaaccccatctctactaaaaataccaaaaaaaaaaaaattgccgggcagggtagtgtgcacctgtagtctcagctactcaggaggctgaggtgggagaatcacctaagcccaggaagtcaaggctgcagtgagccatgatcacatcagtgcactccagcctgggcaacagagcaagaccttgtcaaaaaaaaaaaaattcctgtaacCTTTCTATTAATGAGCACTGATTTCATCATAGTATCCCAGTACTCTGCTTGTGAAGTTGCCACTCATTGCTTAAAACTGAAAACTAAGGATTTTACATTTATTCATGTACTGCTTAGTCCAACCCTGTTGAACTCTTTAAACAGTTCTACCATTCAGCAAGAGGTGGATTACCATGAAGCCAGTGAAGTGTCACGGCCCTTCACTTACACAGTCCTTTCCAAGGCCCAATACTAATGTTGCACTgataattttgagttttttttttttaacagaacacCAAAATTTGTATAAGCCCAACAAAAACGAGAATCTGCCCTTGCATCTAGTATATTGGGtacctgcctcaacttcccattAGCAATAAATCTACTAAGTTTCTCACCTCAAtccttttttaaagttattgatATAAAGTTAACAGAATTTGCCTACTTGGGACTTTTAATCCCTTTTCAGCCTTTGCTCAACCAATGAGTGTCTTACCTTAGTGAGAGGAAGTGTCTCAGGCAGAATAAGCCCCTCCTTCTCCAATAGACTCTTCTCCTCATCTGTCAGTACCAGCCTAGCAATCTCCTAGGGTAACAAGAAAGTGGGCGGCAGTTGCATGGGGATGTCAGAGAGGAATGGGGAATCCTGCCCCCACCTGGGGAATATGAGAGCAATCTTCCTGAAAATCAAGTCAAGTACCTGCTCTGCCAGCTCCTCCATATGCTGTGGAGTCATCTGGGTCCCCTCTTTTCTACAGCTCTCATTCTCTGCAAAAGGGAAAGTATGAATAGCCAGTCCCATGAACCCTGTCCTCCCCGCAAACTTATTTCAGACTCACCTAGATCCATAGAGGCAGGTTCCCGTGGGAGGGAGTAGGTGTGGTCATGGTGGACAAGGCAGGGGTTGGAGGAGCTGAGAATGTTCAACGACGCTGGGGGACTCAGTAGGGAGCACAGCAAATCATCTACTTCCCAGTCGCTCGGTACCTGCGCAGGGTTCCAATGAACAGGCCTTGACCTATCACCATCCCCGACCTCATGGACGTCCCACGCTTTCCTCAGTCAGAACCCCAACCCACCTCAGAAAGCGGCAGCTCCCAGTCCAGTGGGGCCCTCACGGCCTCATCAGGTGCCGTCCCTAAATCTCCACTTTCCTCTAGCAGGAAGCCCAGCAGGTCTTGGTCACCAGCATCCAATTCCAGCTCCATTTGGGACAACTACGGAAAGGCTGGGCCACCGGGCCCCAACGTCCGAAGCCCAGACACGAGCCCCAGGCCAGCTGTAGGCCTCGGGCACCTATCCACTGTCCCTCTACGGCCGGGCTTCCCCGCCGAGGGCTTTCCATAGCCCTCTCCGGACCCGCCTCCCAGGCTccattctcctcagcctccaacGCAGCGAAAGTGACGCACCCCACCCCGTGGCACTGTGGGACTTGGAGTTCCCTCCAACTAAGAAGAGGTTTGGGTGCAGCGCCACGTCCCAGGGGTTATGCAAATATAGGGGACGGCCCTGCTGCCGCCTCGCACCCTGAGGGCGGGGGTTCCGGGGCTCCGGCTCCGCCTTCTCCCCCAAGCTAGAAAAAGGAAGAGTTCTGGCCTGAAAGGGAACTCGGGCGTTGTCCTGGCGTCCTCTCCGGATTGCGCCGCACCCTCGCTTCCTGCCAGGGAGGGGCTGCCGGGCTTTGGCGGCTCCCGAGCATCGAGAACGGGGCCAGAGCAGCTTCCTGCCTGCCCCCCGCGACCATAGAGCGCGGGCCCAGGGCGCCGCCCGCGGGTGGGGGACGTTCCCAGGACGGAAGTGGCCGAGAGAGTGTCGAAGGGAGGGCGAGGCCGGAGCCCGAGGGCGACCCGAGAAGCGGCGGGGCGGCGGGCCGGCGGGCGGGGCGCAGAGCCAGGCAGCGCAGGTAGGCCAGACCGGGCCGGGCGGGGGCCTTAGGGTGGGGCCGCGGGGCCTGGACCCGGAGGCGGGCGGGCCCTGTCTCTCCTGCGTGTCCGGTTCGGGTCCTATTAGTTGGAGAGGTCAGCGTCTAGCGCATCTCGGCTTGAGCTCGGCGTGAAGTAGGCCGTCTTGGGGGAGACAGGCCTTTCCTGGGAGCAGTCCTATGTCTGGGATAGGCTTTGGGGAGCGTGAGGAGTCGGGTGGCAGCGGGGCGCAGGGCGGGGACGGGCTTTGGTGTTAGATGATAGCGGGCATGTGGGTGAGATGGGGATTAGGTGGGGTCCGTTTAGGAATCAAGGGTCGCTATAGGAGTTAAAAGCTGGGGTTAAAACTTAAGAGTTAGTGTGAGTCAGGTCCGTTTTAGATAGGTAAGGTTTAGATTACGGTCATTATCTTGTTTGCTGGGATGGCCATCATACGTCATAATTTGAGTTCAGGGTCGGGTTAAGGGTCAACAACAGGAATCAGGTTAGAGCTTGTTTGAGGGATCAAAGAATGTTGGCATGGTCGGTATTAAGGATAAACAGTGAAAGCGTGAGTTAGGAATCAAGTTACAAATGAACTTTAGGCTTAGAGGTCAACATTTAGGGTTAACATCAGGGGATTTGGTGCTAAAGGCAAAACTCAGATCAGTTTCAGGGATCAGGGATTGGATATGAGTCTGCTAGGAAAGGGATGAATGTCCAAGCCGGTACTGGGAATCAGGAAACAAATTAGAGGTGGGGTTAATGTTAGGAATTTGGGGCAGCTTTAGGGGTTGTGGTTTGAGGCTAGCATAGTTGACCTCGAGCAGATAAAATTTAAGAGGTTGGCAGTAGGTAAATGCTCTTCTTTTGTAGGGAAGTTCTTTATTCCTATGTAGTTACAGGGGCTTCTTTTTACCCAGAGAGATAAACTAATTTCAGGCTAGCGTTCTGGCTTTAGCTAGAATTGCAGGCATCTGGGATTCCAGCTTCTTTATTCCATTCTCTAAGCCCAAGGCCCTTGTTGTGGCCACCACAGTTAGGGGACAGAGATTCTGGACTGTGCTGTTTACAGACAACATAGGTGGGAAATAGGGACCCAGGATGTACAAGGCTTAGTCACAAGTTGGGGACTGCCTAGGGAAGAAGGAGCTGATGACTATGGGGGAAGCTAACCAAGGAATCACTGTTGCCATGGAAGAAGGGCATAACTGAATCCCCTGAAAGTTCAGCCCTGCTGTCTCCTACTTCACTTGTTCTCTTGGTATTAAGCCCTCCTCTCCAACTCTCATCCCTGACTCTGCATTTCACACCCATCCTGCCTATCCCCTTACAAAATACTTCCCTTGCCTTTAACTCTCCCATGCTCATCTTATCATCCGTTCCCATCCTCAGTTCTACCTCCCTCACCAACCCTTAATCCGCACATCCTACCTGAATTTACCCTCATCATAACCTGAGCTTTCCCATCATTTTAAATTACTCTGCTACCATTTTCACCCAGTCATGTACCTACATTCCACCTGGTCATCTGCTGAATACCCTACTCCCAGGCCGTGCTGTGTGCCACCCCCTGGATCTAAGCCTCTTTTACTTTCTTGGACCATTTGTAGatccccttcccccactccccaacagaAAAGAGGAAATGAGACCCAAAGAGGAAACCGGGTCTTGCTGATCCCACGCCCAGCCAGGCCACTGACCACACCCCCACTTCACTCCCAGCCTGACCCTGCCACTGACCACAGCACTATCCTCTACTCAGCCTGACCCAGCCGCTGGCTATACCCCATCCCCCATCCCAGCTCCAGCTTTACTTAGACATTGCCAATGTCCCTTCActttcccacccccaccctagTCTGAATTACCCACTGACCACAGGCCCATCTCTTCTCAACCTCCTATGGCCTGACCTGGCCTCTGACCTCACCCCATCATTCCCTGACTTAGCCACCATCCGTGTAATcattccccttcccccagcctgaTGCAATGACTGGTCATATATGTATCTTACGTATATGTATTTTTCCAaacaccatcatcaccagcatTCTTTTTCTATACCCTGTCTTCCCATCCCTTTTCTGCACCCTGTCTTCCCCATTCCCAGCCTGATGCAGTCACTAACCCAACCACATCTGCCCCTAGTGGCCACTAATCATATACTCATCCCCTTTTTCCCCACAGCCTAACCACATCCCCTAACCACAGCCTCATCCTCACATTCTCTGCCCAACCTGATCCTTTCCCCTCTTCCCAATTCCTCGCCTAAACTCAAGCTGCCCCAGCCACTAAAGTGGCTGCTGATGATAAGAAGCTATGGGACCCTAACCTGTCTACCTTAGTAGTTATCAGGTCCTGTCAATTCTACCTCCCCAAACTTCTTCTGAGTGACATCTTCCTCAATGCCATGCTAACTCCGGCTTCATTACCTTTAATTTGTACTAATACAGTGTCCTTCTAACTAATCTCCAAGGTAACTGCCagagttatttttctaaaatccaGTTCCGGTTATGTCTCTTCTCTGCTCAAAGACTCCCTTGACCTCCTTTTGTCCTCCAATAAGTAAAATTCCTCATACCCCTCTCTAGTCTTCCTCTGCCTTTCCATCCTAACCCTGACTTCCCCACCACTGCTCCCTTGCAGGTACCCTGTGCTTCAACCAGCCTGCCTGCTCACTTCCCTGAATGCTCCTCCACGATTTACTGCTTCTCCATCTTTGCTTATGCTATTTCTCTGCCTGGAGTGAAAACTACCCCTGACACATCTCCAGCTGGCTGGCGTAGTGGAGAGAGCTTGGGCTTTGCAGTCAGAAACCTGGGTTCGGATCCTGGCTTCACAACTTATTATTTGGAGAAGTATTTGAACAAGTATTTAACATCTTTGAGTCtgttttctgatctgtaaaaatggaaataatgatacctactgtaaggattaaatgaaattatgtataCAATGCAAGTGACATAGAGTCAATAAATGGCAGatcactattattttttattatctctattttttaaaattctaacttCAAATGATACCTATCATGGAGACTTTTTGGTTCCGCTTCCCTAACCTAAAGGGATCTCTCTGAGCACACACCTTTTGGCTCTTACCACATCCTGCCCTCTGTTGTGATTCTGTACTTGGCTTATTCACTCATCTCATGGACTGGGAGCCCTTTGAACTCAAAGGCTAGGTCTTACTGATCTTGGTCCCCAGCCACTGAAAGTTTGGCCCAGGGTCTTCCCCACAGCTGGCCCTCAAGGAATGCTTGCTGGGTGAATGGAGAATATCTACATAATGGGAGGAGAGACACTGGGTGCCGGGTGTGCTTGTTATGGAGGTTATCTGTGCAAAAGCTGTGTGCATAGGATGGGCTCCCTAGGAGAAGATAACGCAGTCGTGATGGGATCTGTGTGGGGGCTGTATGATTGAGATAATGTCTGTGTAGAGAGAGTAAGGTAGCTTTGTGGGAAAGAGCtctgcctaggctggggtgcattTGGGGAGAATGAGTGTGCATGTGAGTATGGAGGGGCTGTACTGGGGGAAGTTCTGTGCAGCCCTTCAGCTAGCTGCCCAGTCCAGCTCTAAATGAGCCTCCAGCAG from Pongo abelii isolate AG06213 chromosome 13, NHGRI_mPonAbe1-v2.0_pri, whole genome shotgun sequence includes these protein-coding regions:
- the GBA2 gene encoding non-lysosomal glucosylceramidase isoform X1 — its product is MGTQDPGNMGTGVPASEQISCAKEDPQVYGPEETGGTKDVQVTDCKSPEDSRPQKETGCCNPEDSGQLMASYEGKAMGYQVPPFGWRICLAHEFTEKRKPFQANNVSLSNMIKHIGMGLRYLQWWYRKTQVEKKTPFIDMINSVPLRQIYGCPLGGIGGGTITRGWRGQFCRWQLNPGMYQHRTVIADQFTVCLRREGQTVYQQVLSLERPTVLRSWNWGLCGYFAFYHALYPRAWTVYQLPGQNVTLTCRQITPILPHDYQDSSLPVGVFVWDVENEGDEALDVSIMFSMRNGLGGGDDAPGGLWNEPFCLERGRETVQGLLLHHPTLPNPYTMAVAARVTADTTVTHITAFDPDSTGQQVWQDLLQDGQLDSPTGQSTPTQKGVGIAGAVCISSKLRPRGQCRLEFSLAWDMPRIMFGAKGQVHYRRYTRFFGQDGDAAPALSHYALCRYAEWEERISAWQSPVLDDRSLPAWYKSALFNELYFLADGGTVWLEVLEDSLPEELGRNMCHLRPTLRDYGRFGYLEGQEYRMYNTYDVHFYASFALIMLWPKLELSLQYDMALATLREDLTRRRYLMSGVMAPVKRRNVIPHDIGDPDDEPWLRVNAYLIHDTADWKDLNLKFVLQVYRDYYLTGDQNFLKDMWPVCLAVMESEMKFDKDHDGLIENGGYADQTYDGWVTTGPSAYCGGLWLAAVAVMVQMAALCGAQDIQDKFSSILSRGQEAYERLLWNGRYYNYDSSSRPQSRSVMSDQCAGQWFLKACGLGEGDTEVFPTPHVVRALQTIFELNVQAFAGGAMGAVNGMQPHGVPDKSSVQSDEVWVGVVYGLAATMIQEGLTWEGFQTAEGCYRTVWERLGLAFQTPEAYCQQRVFRSLAYMRPLSIWAMQLALQQQQHNKASWPKIKRGTGLRTGPMFGPKEAMANLSPE
- the GBA2 gene encoding non-lysosomal glucosylceramidase isoform X2 produces the protein MGTQDPGNMGTGVPASEQISCAKEDPQVYGPEETGGTKDVQVTDCKSPEDSRPQKETGCCNPEDSGQLMASYEGKAMGYQVPPFGWRICLAHEFTEKRKPFQANNVSLSNMIKHIGMGLRYLQWWYRKTQVEKKTPFIDMINSVPLRQIYGCPLGGIGGGTITRGWRGQFCRWQLNPGMYQHRTVIADQFTVCLRREGQTVYQQVLSLERPTVLRSWNWGLCGYFAFYHALYPRAWTVYQLPGQNVTLTCRQITPILPHDYQDSSLPVGVFVWDVENEGDEALDVSIMFSMRNGLGGGDDAPGGLWNEPFCLERGRETVQGLLLHHPTLPNPYTMAVAARVTADTTVTHITAFDPDSTGQQVWQDLLQDGQLDSPTGQSTPTQKGVGIAGAVCISSKLRPRGQCRLEFSLAWDMPRIMFGAKGQVHYRRYTRFFGQDGDAAPALSHYALCRYAEWEERISAWQSPVLDDRSLPAWYKSALFNELYFLADGGTVWLEVLEDSLPEELGRNMCHLRPTLRDYGRFGYLEGQEYRMYNTYDVHFYASFALIMLWPKLELSLQYDMALATLREDLTRRRYLMSGVMAPVKRRNVIPHDIGDPDDEPWLRVNAYLIHDTADWKDLNLKFVLQAVMESEMKFDKDHDGLIENGGYADQTYDGWVTTGPSAYCGGLWLAAVAVMVQMAALCGAQDIQDKFSSILSRGQEAYERLLWNGRYYNYDSSSRPQSRSVMSDQCAGQWFLKACGLGEGDTEVFPTPHVVRALQTIFELNVQAFAGGAMGAVNGMQPHGVPDKSSVQSDEVWVGVVYGLAATMIQEGLTWEGFQTAEGCYRTVWERLGLAFQTPEAYCQQRVFRSLAYMRPLSIWAMQLALQQQQHNKASWPKIKRGTGLRTGPMFGPKEAMANLSPE
- the GBA2 gene encoding non-lysosomal glucosylceramidase isoform X3 encodes the protein MGTQDPGNMGTGVPASEQISCAKEDPQVYGPEETGGTKDVQVTDCKSPEDSRPQKETGCCNPEDSGQLMASYEGKAMGYQVPPFGWRICLAHEFTEKRKPFQANNVSLSNMIKHIGMGLRYLQWWYRKTQVEKKTPFIDMINSVPLRQIYGCPLGGIGGGTITRGWRGQFCRWQLNPGMYQHRTVIADQFTVCLRREGQTVYQQVLSLERPTVLRSWNWGLCGYFAFYHALYPRAWTVYQLPGQNVTLTCRQITPILPHDYQDSSLPVGVFVWDVENEGDEALDVSIMFSMRNGLGGGDDAPGGLWNEPFCLERGRETVQGLLLHHPTLPNPYTMAVAARVTADTTVTHITAFDPDSTGQQVWQDLLQDGQLDSPTGQSTPTQKGVGIAGAVCISSKLRPRGQCRLEFSLAWDMPRIMFGAKGQVHYRRYTRFFGQDGDAAPALSHYALCRYAEWEERISAWQSPVLDDRSLPAWYKSALFNELYFLADGGTVWLEVLEDSLPEELGRNMCHLRPTLRDYGRFGYLEGQEYRMYNTYDVHFYASFALIMLWPKLELSLQYDMALATLREDLTRRRYLMSGVMAPVKRRNVIPHDIGDPDDEPWLRVNAYLIHDTADWKDLNLKFVLQVYRDYYLTGDQNFLKDMWPVCLAVMESEMKFDKDHDGLIENGGYADQTYDGWVTTGPSAYCGGLWLAAVAVMVQMAALCGAQDIQDKFSSILSRGQEAYERLLWNGRYYNYDSSSRPQSRSVMSDQCAGQWFLKACGLGEGDTEVFPTPHVVRALQTIFELNVQAFAGGAMGAVNGMQPHGVPDKSSVQSDEVWVGVVYGLAATMIQELLPSGFCLWVIVISSTCWELLEGKDSAASIYPVEMAIQRVPS